One Sagittula stellata E-37 genomic window carries:
- a CDS encoding MATE family efflux transporter — protein MSVGPAPRTIENRFLTRSVGRLFLSNALPMAVVMSMGGLLNVIDGVFVGRFVGAQALAAVSLAFPVVMLLTALTTLAGGGMSSLFARHLGAGDRTQAGAVFAAAHGLAMAIGAALVIGALTLGPAVVSTLAAGNAEIAGMAQRYLLILILGAPIQFGLGLHADALRNEGRAGLIALLSVLVNLLNIGANYVAIVLLGLGVAGSAIGTVCAQALGLALLLGVRARDDELLPLGTLRHANWLSGWGRILSLGLPLCLTFVGMAVVASTVLLVIGTATADHAAYVAAYGVVTRLLGLAFLPQMAIALTVQSITGHNAGAGRMDRARDALRLAMASAFVWCLGVTFCATFAGQPLGALFSNDPQVISAVGAVLRPMTALYAATGPVLVLALHFQALGHPLRTAALTLVKPWVLTPILLVVLNAHAGIDGLWFAFPIADAALFLLALALVVRARLSTATSASPSATEAT, from the coding sequence ATGTCTGTCGGACCCGCCCCACGAACCATTGAGAACCGATTTCTGACCCGATCCGTCGGACGCCTGTTCCTGTCGAATGCCCTGCCAATGGCTGTGGTCATGTCGATGGGCGGCCTCCTCAACGTGATCGACGGAGTATTCGTCGGCCGCTTCGTCGGCGCGCAGGCCCTGGCCGCGGTCAGCCTGGCCTTTCCTGTCGTCATGCTGCTGACCGCGCTGACCACCCTTGCCGGCGGTGGCATGTCGAGCCTGTTCGCCCGCCATCTGGGCGCCGGGGATCGCACACAGGCGGGTGCGGTCTTCGCGGCTGCCCACGGGCTGGCCATGGCCATCGGCGCGGCGCTGGTCATCGGAGCGCTGACGCTCGGCCCCGCTGTCGTCTCGACGCTTGCCGCCGGAAACGCAGAGATCGCAGGGATGGCGCAGCGCTACCTGTTGATCCTGATCCTTGGCGCTCCGATCCAGTTCGGGCTGGGCCTGCACGCCGATGCGCTCAGGAACGAGGGCCGCGCCGGGCTGATAGCCCTGCTCTCGGTACTGGTGAACCTGCTGAACATCGGCGCGAATTATGTGGCCATCGTGCTTCTCGGGCTTGGCGTGGCAGGCTCGGCCATTGGCACCGTGTGCGCGCAGGCGCTTGGCCTCGCCCTGCTGCTGGGCGTGCGGGCACGCGACGACGAGCTTCTGCCGCTTGGCACGCTCCGGCACGCCAACTGGCTGTCGGGTTGGGGCCGGATCCTCTCGCTCGGTCTGCCGCTTTGCCTGACTTTCGTCGGGATGGCCGTTGTGGCAAGCACCGTGCTTCTCGTCATCGGCACCGCCACGGCGGATCATGCCGCATATGTCGCAGCCTACGGCGTGGTGACGCGCCTCCTCGGACTGGCCTTCCTGCCGCAGATGGCCATCGCCCTGACCGTCCAGAGCATCACCGGCCACAACGCTGGCGCAGGCCGCATGGACCGGGCACGCGATGCCCTGCGGCTGGCCATGGCAAGCGCGTTTGTCTGGTGTCTTGGCGTGACGTTCTGCGCGACCTTCGCCGGTCAACCGTTGGGCGCGCTGTTCTCGAACGACCCGCAGGTCATTTCAGCGGTTGGCGCGGTCCTGCGCCCGATGACCGCTCTCTATGCCGCCACCGGGCCGGTCCTCGTCCTGGCCCTGCATTTCCAGGCATTGGGTCATCCGCTGCGGACGGCTGCGCTGACACTGGTCAAACCCTGGGTGTTGACGCCAATACTGCTCGTCGTCCTGAATGCCCATGCCGGGATCGACGGCCTGTGGTTCGCCTTCCCCATCGCCGATGCCGCGCTGTTTTTGCTGGCTCTGGCTCTGGTTGTCCGCGCCCGCCTGAGCACGGCAACCTCGGCATCCCCCTCTGCCACGGAGGCAACATGA
- a CDS encoding glyoxalase superfamily protein codes for MTQPTLDFVKAQAKALRRALQAEGTTISHARSLELVALQYGARDWNTLHARLGKGGAETGLALGAQVSGHYLGQAYTGRIVSLSGPAGHRHVEIALDQPIDTVVFDSFSNWRHRIRGIVGKDGRSRRRTSDGTPHLTVEKSLP; via the coding sequence ATGACACAGCCGACACTCGATTTCGTGAAAGCCCAGGCCAAGGCGCTCCGGCGCGCCTTGCAAGCCGAGGGCACGACGATCAGCCACGCCCGGTCCCTCGAACTCGTCGCCCTGCAGTACGGCGCGCGGGACTGGAATACGCTGCATGCCCGCCTTGGCAAAGGCGGCGCCGAAACGGGCCTTGCCTTGGGCGCACAGGTGTCGGGCCACTACCTGGGGCAGGCCTACACGGGACGGATCGTCTCTCTCTCGGGTCCCGCCGGCCATCGCCACGTCGAGATCGCGCTGGATCAACCGATCGACACCGTGGTGTTCGACAGCTTTTCGAACTGGCGTCACCGTATTCGCGGAATCGTCGGCAAGGATGGCCGCAGCCGTCGCAGAACATCGGACGGCACACCGCATCTGACGGTGGAGAAATCGCTGCCCTGA